One part of the Bacteroidia bacterium genome encodes these proteins:
- a CDS encoding peptidase S10 yields the protein MKKSYSLLLCFLLLVSSQIFSQEKKEEKPLPIGPAKKFESKHKINIQGQSIEYKVLANETYLYNAKEEALASFWSVSYLKTDVNDYSQRPVMFIFNGGPGSASVWLHMGFFGPKVVQTDSDAKMDDGAAPFKVVDNAHSLLDLTDMVFVDPIGTGYSRVIGKGKEKDYWGLKEDATSVAEFMRKWITKHKRWQSPKYIAGESFGTTRAAAVSEVLEGGGQNMALNGLILISQALDYAGSTSTHDNITSYVTYLPSMAATAWYHKKAGQGKSLEEFVEESRQFTYNHYTPALYKGALLSEQEKDEIADKLAYFTGLDKSYIIRSKLRILMGRFQKELLREDGMAIGRLDGRYFGDEDDDVAERPTLGDASSYQISSAYTAALNHYFAKDLKVEMDRPYLTSNGKLGSKWRWRTVPDGAYWEPSYVKTSRSLSKAMRRNPAMKVLVACGYYDLITPFFDAEYTFSRNGIPTDQVKLTYYEGGHMMYNHQPDFEQLAKDIREFLKK from the coding sequence ATGAAAAAGAGCTACTCCCTACTTCTCTGTTTTCTCCTCCTGGTTTCCAGTCAGATCTTTAGTCAGGAAAAGAAGGAAGAAAAACCTTTGCCTATTGGCCCTGCCAAAAAATTTGAAAGTAAACACAAGATCAACATACAGGGGCAATCGATTGAATATAAAGTCTTAGCAAATGAGACCTATTTATACAATGCGAAAGAAGAAGCCCTGGCTTCCTTTTGGTCTGTAAGCTATCTCAAAACTGACGTTAATGATTACAGTCAAAGGCCTGTCATGTTCATTTTTAATGGGGGTCCAGGCTCAGCTTCGGTTTGGTTACATATGGGATTCTTTGGCCCCAAAGTGGTTCAGACAGACAGCGATGCAAAAATGGATGATGGCGCAGCTCCCTTCAAGGTTGTTGACAATGCACATTCTTTACTGGACCTGACAGATATGGTCTTTGTCGATCCGATTGGGACGGGATATAGCAGGGTGATAGGTAAAGGAAAGGAAAAGGATTATTGGGGATTAAAGGAAGATGCTACTTCGGTAGCCGAGTTTATGCGAAAATGGATCACCAAGCATAAGCGCTGGCAATCTCCCAAATACATTGCAGGAGAGAGTTTTGGCACCACGCGTGCAGCAGCTGTTTCAGAAGTTTTGGAAGGAGGCGGACAAAACATGGCACTCAATGGCCTGATTCTCATTTCACAGGCCCTGGACTATGCCGGCTCAACCTCCACACATGATAACATAACTTCTTATGTAACTTACCTTCCCAGCATGGCCGCTACTGCCTGGTACCATAAAAAAGCAGGTCAGGGAAAAAGTCTGGAAGAATTTGTAGAGGAAAGTCGTCAGTTCACTTACAATCATTATACACCCGCTTTATACAAGGGAGCATTACTTTCGGAGCAGGAGAAAGATGAAATTGCGGATAAGCTCGCCTACTTCACAGGTTTAGATAAATCCTATATCATACGTTCGAAACTACGCATCCTCATGGGTAGATTTCAAAAAGAGCTCCTGCGAGAGGACGGTATGGCGATAGGACGTCTCGATGGTCGTTATTTTGGAGATGAGGATGATGATGTAGCCGAAAGGCCCACCTTGGGGGATGCTTCCTCCTATCAAATCTCTTCAGCTTACACAGCCGCCCTCAATCACTATTTCGCAAAGGACCTCAAAGTCGAAATGGACCGGCCTTATTTAACAAGCAATGGCAAATTGGGCAGTAAATGGCGATGGAGAACTGTTCCGGATGGAGCCTATTGGGAACCTTCTTATGTAAAAACCAGCCGTAGCCTTTCAAAAGCGATGCGCAGAAATCCGGCGATGAAGGTCTTGGTGGCTTGTGGATATTATGATTTGATCACCCCTTTTTTTGATGCAGAATATACTTTCTCAAGAAATGGCATCCCCACAGATCAGGTCAAACTCACCTATTATGAAGGGGGGCACATGATGTATAACCATCAACCAGACTTTGAACAATTAGCAAAAGATATACGGGAGTTTTTGAAAAAGTAG
- a CDS encoding DUF1214 domain-containing protein produces the protein MKLLLKVLGIALLGLVAGFLFSFFRIQSGSGIDEVFQKNGPWRFAPKMDLAENQYQRALIARVGLFALLESEVLYYALTEDENGDPLSSDHIYELTGESFDARYWSFTLYGEDDFLIPNEEKRFTLNEVNMVFEDSLKNSYQFYLSQEAYGKNWIPSGDAVEMSLLLRLYNPSPDIYERAGEISLPQIKKIR, from the coding sequence ATGAAACTACTACTCAAAGTCCTGGGCATTGCCTTATTGGGACTTGTCGCGGGTTTTCTGTTTAGCTTTTTTCGCATTCAATCCGGCAGTGGAATTGATGAGGTTTTTCAGAAAAATGGACCCTGGCGCTTCGCTCCCAAAATGGATCTGGCAGAAAATCAATACCAAAGAGCCCTGATCGCAAGAGTCGGTCTTTTTGCCCTTCTTGAATCAGAAGTCCTTTACTATGCCCTAACCGAAGATGAAAATGGCGATCCTTTATCATCGGATCATATTTATGAATTGACAGGTGAATCATTTGATGCTCGATACTGGAGCTTTACCCTTTATGGAGAAGATGATTTTCTCATTCCCAATGAAGAAAAACGCTTCACCCTCAATGAGGTAAATATGGTCTTTGAAGATAGCCTGAAGAATAGCTATCAATTCTATTTGTCCCAGGAAGCCTATGGCAAAAACTGGATTCCTTCGGGGGATGCAGTGGAGATGAGCCTTTTGCTTCGGCTATACAATCCTTCTCCAGATATTTATGAACGGGCAGGAGAGATTTCTTTACCCCAAATCAAAAAAATCCGATGA
- a CDS encoding DUF1254 domain-containing protein produces MKKNLLYLGLFLLCFYLGSQLTLSYYSYILYQGAKKKLEGTENVLRYGQLPDEYSRQVVKPNPDFLYVIGFYDLSEGPIRISGNMPDSTYWSISFFEPSTVNYFVKNDLEFGTSKLDITLSRQKLNTKADKEQIISPREKGLMLFRILVPDPSPEKLAVYKTLQESIKMQLMKIES; encoded by the coding sequence ATGAAAAAGAATCTATTATACCTGGGGCTTTTCCTGTTGTGTTTTTACCTCGGTTCTCAATTGACGCTCAGCTACTATTCTTATATACTCTACCAGGGAGCCAAAAAGAAACTGGAGGGAACAGAAAATGTGCTTAGGTATGGACAATTGCCGGATGAATATTCTCGACAGGTAGTAAAGCCTAATCCGGATTTTCTTTATGTGATTGGCTTTTATGATCTCTCAGAAGGACCCATTCGTATTTCAGGAAATATGCCGGATTCTACTTATTGGTCCATATCATTTTTTGAACCCAGCACCGTTAACTATTTTGTGAAGAATGATCTGGAGTTTGGGACTTCAAAACTGGATATTACCCTAAGTAGGCAAAAACTTAATACCAAAGCTGATAAGGAACAGATAATATCTCCCAGAGAAAAAGGACTGATGTTGTTCAGAATTTTGGTACCTGATCCCAGTCCGGAAAAATTGGCGGTATACAAAACTCTTCAGGAGAGTATAAAGATGCAGTTAATGAAGATTGAAAGCTGA
- a CDS encoding DUF3825 domain-containing protein, translating to MEIGIVSFFNIERGFGRIKTPEKPEGVFVHFTDVQGEARILVENELVQFKIKETRKGPKAELVSRITERLTGKIMEFHNGYGYVEESKSGKRFFLHHTDVKGQGFKKIEVDFEVEFSPFETERGLQAKEVIISDTRYPLEKFANLQNFERHLLKLAQMAQKEDWDYGKKNGRLTVLSNYLLQTFRRLQQEDKISYTRDQENNTYAAFNTGLVTDKQEELFAYFSENHRRAQPNSYIRQPEWQFKEFGRESHRLMSYFKRSPKLANYYASPEDLIYDTSRRLIPDYEHIVEDRSERFPKHFSKLSKEELISRLRNAIHLAERMVHRNYKTAVPQYYEGKIQLLLPLSLEIPSKVDLALVVAKEHEIYRANTVLPLDWAYQNARLIAPPDRGWLKSH from the coding sequence ATGGAGATAGGAATTGTGAGTTTTTTCAATATCGAGCGCGGTTTCGGTAGGATCAAGACACCAGAAAAACCAGAAGGGGTATTCGTACACTTTACAGATGTTCAGGGAGAGGCAAGAATCCTTGTTGAAAACGAACTGGTTCAATTCAAGATCAAAGAAACGCGTAAAGGCCCGAAAGCGGAGCTGGTTAGTCGCATTACAGAGCGGCTGACGGGCAAGATTATGGAGTTTCATAATGGCTATGGATATGTTGAAGAAAGCAAGAGTGGAAAGCGGTTTTTCCTCCACCATACAGATGTAAAAGGGCAAGGATTTAAAAAGATAGAAGTTGACTTTGAGGTAGAGTTCAGTCCTTTTGAAACAGAGCGGGGATTGCAGGCCAAAGAGGTGATCATCAGTGACACCCGATATCCCCTTGAGAAATTTGCCAACCTTCAGAATTTTGAACGCCATCTCCTGAAATTGGCGCAAATGGCTCAAAAAGAAGATTGGGACTATGGCAAGAAAAATGGTCGCCTGACGGTCCTCTCCAATTATCTTTTACAGACTTTCAGACGCCTTCAGCAAGAAGACAAGATTTCCTATACCCGAGATCAGGAGAATAATACCTACGCAGCCTTTAATACAGGACTGGTTACAGATAAACAGGAGGAGCTTTTTGCTTACTTCAGCGAGAACCACCGCAGGGCTCAACCCAATAGTTATATACGCCAACCGGAATGGCAGTTCAAAGAATTTGGACGCGAAAGTCATCGATTGATGAGCTATTTCAAACGGAGTCCCAAATTGGCTAACTATTATGCCTCACCCGAAGACCTGATCTACGATACCAGTAGAAGGTTGATTCCGGATTATGAGCATATAGTTGAAGATCGCTCTGAGCGTTTTCCCAAGCACTTTTCAAAACTCAGTAAGGAAGAGCTGATTTCCCGTTTGAGGAATGCGATCCACCTGGCAGAGCGTATGGTTCACAGAAACTATAAAACGGCTGTACCTCAATACTATGAAGGAAAGATACAGTTGTTACTGCCTTTATCTTTAGAGATACCAAGCAAAGTGGATTTGGCTCTGGTGGTTGCAAAAGAACATGAAATCTATCGAGCCAATACGGTCTTACCTTTGGACTGGGCGTATCAGAATGCACGCCTGATCGCACCACCTGATCGGGGCTGGCTCAAAAGTCATTGA
- a CDS encoding GNAT family N-acetyltransferase encodes MSSLNRFKNPSTEPFLSLQKNSIIRNLSTAYGRETEVKPHLYKKPSAICQTTAESLPLIWKDPIQFAEDWMAQIQTRVEALGLKLKHMEDADTPYIREFLLRRYNERMANEICAFDLFRFRNFGHGILLTDESGKVQGTIFEIAYDTEEKTSYTIRLAIAEEWKGKNLGAHLMRYSSLKALEQGSRVKRGVIQVDNLASLHINLNKVGWICDKFEGEINGLGSFFHIALPLDLQGLTGNIIDFDACQSFVEEHVEGLHYRLVDCEKQEEIAEMYQKTSFKICALMKAGLLSPKAQFLAIPAEDLGMS; translated from the coding sequence ATGAGTTCTTTAAATAGGTTTAAGAACCCTAGTACGGAACCCTTTCTCAGTCTTCAGAAAAATTCGATCATAAGGAACCTGTCAACTGCTTATGGTCGAGAAACAGAGGTAAAACCTCATCTATACAAGAAACCTTCTGCCATCTGTCAAACAACTGCTGAAAGTCTTCCCTTGATCTGGAAAGATCCGATTCAGTTTGCAGAAGACTGGATGGCTCAAATTCAAACCCGAGTAGAAGCTTTGGGATTGAAGTTGAAACATATGGAGGATGCCGATACGCCCTACATACGCGAATTTCTCCTGAGAAGGTATAATGAGCGTATGGCAAATGAAATCTGTGCCTTTGATCTTTTTCGCTTCCGGAATTTCGGTCATGGAATCCTTTTAACAGATGAAAGCGGAAAGGTACAGGGGACGATCTTCGAAATTGCCTATGATACGGAAGAAAAGACTTCCTATACCATTCGCCTGGCCATAGCCGAAGAATGGAAAGGAAAGAATCTGGGCGCCCACCTGATGAGGTATTCATCTCTGAAGGCTTTGGAACAGGGATCAAGGGTAAAAAGAGGCGTCATTCAAGTCGATAATTTGGCCAGCCTTCATATCAACCTGAATAAGGTTGGATGGATCTGTGATAAATTTGAAGGCGAAATCAATGGCCTCGGATCTTTCTTTCATATAGCATTGCCTCTGGACCTTCAGGGCTTGACAGGCAATATCATCGATTTTGACGCTTGCCAATCATTTGTAGAAGAACATGTGGAAGGCCTTCATTACCGACTGGTCGATTGCGAGAAACAGGAAGAGATTGCAGAGATGTACCAGAAAACTTCCTTCAAGATTTGCGCATTGATGAAAGCCGGACTGCTTTCACCCAAAGCTCAATTTCTCGCTATACCCGCAGAAGATTTAGGAATGAGCTAA
- a CDS encoding XdhC family protein — translation MKELLPTLSSWVSTNKRFAVATVIKTWGSSPRPVGSTMLISEEMEMAGSVSGGCVEGAVVREAMALMESGESKRIAYGVTDEDAWAVGLSCGGSIQVFVEPFLAFDERKEEKEIWSELGKRLNNDQSAILISKIADGIPHHSLVLPDGSLLGHQASEHLLNEAKSAFQERKHKLLEEGEETYFAQVYPRRSQMLIIGAAHITVDLVGMAQNFDFETIVIDPRGAFSNKTQFPIAPDKIYEKYPAEVLPDYELDPYTFAVVLSHDPKIDDNALHILLRSDAAYIGALGSRKTHAKRTARLSEAGFSAEEIARIHAPIGMDIKAKTPKEIALSIMGEIIRAKNEFL, via the coding sequence ATGAAAGAGCTTTTACCTACCCTATCATCATGGGTTTCCACTAATAAACGATTTGCAGTCGCAACTGTTATCAAAACCTGGGGTTCTTCTCCCCGTCCTGTCGGCTCCACGATGCTAATTTCTGAAGAGATGGAAATGGCAGGTTCTGTGAGTGGGGGCTGTGTAGAAGGGGCGGTTGTCCGTGAGGCTATGGCTTTGATGGAGTCTGGCGAAAGCAAGCGCATAGCTTATGGAGTTACGGATGAAGATGCATGGGCAGTAGGTTTAAGCTGTGGGGGCAGCATTCAGGTCTTTGTGGAACCTTTCCTAGCATTTGATGAGAGAAAAGAAGAAAAAGAGATATGGTCAGAGTTGGGGAAAAGGCTCAATAATGATCAATCGGCCATCCTGATCAGCAAGATTGCTGATGGAATCCCTCATCACAGTCTCGTCCTACCTGATGGCAGCCTACTGGGACATCAGGCTTCCGAACATCTGCTCAATGAGGCAAAAAGTGCTTTTCAGGAACGCAAACACAAATTGCTAGAAGAAGGAGAAGAGACCTATTTCGCCCAGGTATATCCCAGAAGGAGCCAAATGCTCATCATAGGAGCAGCTCATATTACGGTTGATCTGGTAGGTATGGCACAAAATTTTGATTTCGAAACCATTGTGATTGATCCCCGAGGAGCTTTTTCCAATAAGACTCAATTTCCTATTGCTCCGGACAAGATATATGAAAAATATCCGGCGGAAGTTCTGCCCGATTATGAGCTCGATCCTTATACGTTTGCGGTTGTCCTATCTCACGATCCAAAAATAGACGATAATGCCTTACACATTCTCCTGAGATCCGATGCCGCTTATATTGGTGCCTTAGGAAGTAGAAAGACGCATGCAAAGAGAACTGCACGTCTGTCAGAGGCTGGTTTTTCAGCGGAGGAAATTGCTCGTATCCACGCACCTATAGGAATGGACATCAAAGCCAAGACCCCCAAAGAAATTGCCCTGAGTATCATGGGTGAGATCATCAGGGCAAAAAACGAATTTTTATAG
- a CDS encoding MoaD/ThiS family protein, giving the protein MPKINFTSALKRFFPDLEAEQIEGANVSEVLQNLEKIHPGICDYIVDEQGELRKHVNIFVDGELIQDREKLQDAVGEKDELFIFQALSGG; this is encoded by the coding sequence ATGCCAAAAATAAATTTCACTTCTGCCCTCAAACGCTTCTTTCCCGATCTGGAAGCAGAACAGATAGAAGGGGCAAATGTTTCGGAAGTTCTGCAAAATCTGGAGAAAATACATCCCGGTATTTGCGATTATATTGTTGACGAACAAGGAGAGTTGAGAAAACACGTCAATATCTTTGTGGACGGGGAGTTGATTCAGGACAGAGAAAAGCTCCAGGATGCAGTAGGGGAAAAAGATGAGCTCTTCATCTTTCAGGCCCTTTCGGGAGGATGA
- a CDS encoding YCF48-related protein — MKLLVGTTKGLVVFEEMNGKWSVKDHHFLGMPVSTIYVDERNNTCWASLAHRHWGQKLHYSEDEGKTWPPVAPPSYPAGSLLASGKAAKLKKIWSIQADGKAGGKGIFVGTEPGGLFYKPDLLTPFSLVESLWNHPSRSDHNQWFGAGRDHPFLHSIEIHPDNPDHIYIAVSCAGVFESKDGGKSWEPKNRGLIAAYLPNPDVEVGHDPHMMHICRSQPEVIWQQNHCGIFRTTDGGDNWKLLSDPKGIPHYGFALAIDHENPDRAFVIPALSDEMRIAPDLALRVYRTEDGGESWQSLSEGLPQENCFDIIFRHSFDIKGQRLAFGSSTGNLYLSSNGGESWECLSSSLARIDSLCFIP, encoded by the coding sequence ATGAAATTACTTGTTGGGACTACCAAAGGCTTAGTGGTATTTGAAGAAATGAATGGGAAATGGTCTGTTAAGGATCACCATTTCCTGGGCATGCCGGTAAGTACGATTTATGTGGACGAAAGGAATAATACCTGCTGGGCCAGTTTGGCGCATCGTCATTGGGGACAGAAACTTCACTATTCGGAAGATGAGGGAAAAACCTGGCCTCCAGTAGCTCCCCCTAGCTATCCGGCAGGAAGCTTATTAGCTTCAGGAAAAGCAGCAAAACTTAAAAAAATATGGTCCATTCAGGCTGATGGGAAAGCGGGCGGAAAAGGGATCTTTGTAGGAACAGAGCCGGGAGGGCTATTTTATAAGCCGGATCTTTTGACTCCTTTTAGCTTGGTCGAAAGTTTGTGGAACCATCCTAGCCGATCAGATCACAATCAGTGGTTTGGAGCAGGAAGGGACCATCCTTTTTTGCATTCCATAGAGATACATCCAGACAATCCCGATCATATCTATATCGCGGTCAGTTGTGCAGGAGTATTTGAAAGTAAGGATGGAGGTAAAAGTTGGGAACCTAAAAACCGGGGACTTATCGCTGCATATCTACCGAATCCTGATGTCGAGGTTGGCCATGATCCTCACATGATGCACATTTGCCGATCCCAGCCCGAGGTGATCTGGCAACAAAATCACTGTGGCATTTTTCGCACGACAGATGGAGGAGATAATTGGAAGTTGCTAAGTGATCCCAAAGGCATCCCGCATTATGGATTTGCTTTGGCAATAGATCATGAGAATCCTGATAGGGCTTTTGTTATCCCTGCTTTGAGCGATGAGATGCGTATCGCACCGGATTTGGCTCTCAGGGTATATCGTACAGAGGATGGAGGCGAAAGTTGGCAAAGCTTGAGTGAAGGACTTCCTCAGGAAAATTGCTTCGACATTATTTTTAGACATTCGTTCGATATAAAGGGCCAAAGGCTGGCTTTTGGAAGTAGTACCGGCAATCTATATTTATCCTCCAATGGAGGGGAAAGTTGGGAATGTCTTTCATCCTCTCTGGCTCGCATCGATTCCCTTTGCTTCATTCCATAA
- a CDS encoding PQQ-dependent dehydrogenase, methanol/ethanol family translates to MLAICYFFSACKPPSPPKGSPGHIKAVTNAIDDARLNSGDSKNWLNYGLNNEENRFSSLKAINTENVKDLGLVWSYELGSIRGVESTPVVVDGIMYVTGPWSIVHAVNVRTGKQIWTFDPKVPKHTAQKACCDVVNRGVAVYKGKVFVAALDGRLIALDAASGDMKWEVVTLDQTKNYTITGAPRIIKGRVVIGNGGAEYGVRGYITAYEAETGEEAWRFYSVPGNPEEPFENEAMKMAADTWDPAGKYWEVGGGGTMWDAMAYDPDLNLMYVGVGNGSPWNRRLRSPGGGDNLFLSSIVALNADNGEYVWHYQTTPGDHWDYTATQHLILADLNIDGTDRKVIMQAPKNGFYFVIDRTDGAFISAKNFVAVNWAEGYDEDGRPIEITEAEYKDGAYEAIPGPYGAHNWHPMAFNPQTGLTYIPAQGVPIVIETNDDWVANGTAGGGPHNLLGWNLGVLASAVPPKGPAFGHLVAWDPVKQEAKWKVDHISPWNGGVLTTAGNLVFQGTADGRFVAYNAETGDKLWETPTGTGVIAAPSTYEVDGEQYLSIAVGWGGVYGLAAAHSETQTSGKVYTFKIGGTGQMPEFAAVPQKPLVSGVEYDPNDIAMGAKLYINGCVFCHGVPAVATGGSIPNLGYSDKAVIDNLAEFVLTNALAEKGMPNFTGKLTEEDIPKIKAFIQGTADQVRAAMEAATAEAGTN, encoded by the coding sequence ATGCTGGCTATATGCTATTTTTTTTCAGCATGTAAGCCTCCTAGCCCACCTAAGGGGAGTCCTGGTCATATCAAAGCTGTTACAAATGCAATTGATGATGCAAGACTCAACAGTGGAGATTCCAAAAACTGGTTAAACTATGGCCTTAACAATGAGGAAAATCGTTTCAGTTCACTCAAAGCCATCAATACAGAAAATGTAAAAGACCTTGGATTGGTCTGGTCCTATGAATTGGGCTCCATCCGAGGAGTTGAATCTACGCCTGTTGTAGTAGATGGAATTATGTACGTAACAGGCCCCTGGAGCATCGTACATGCTGTCAATGTACGTACAGGAAAGCAGATTTGGACCTTCGATCCAAAAGTCCCTAAACACACGGCACAAAAGGCCTGTTGTGATGTAGTAAACCGGGGAGTAGCGGTATATAAAGGCAAAGTATTTGTTGCTGCTCTGGATGGTAGATTGATTGCCCTGGATGCTGCAAGTGGAGACATGAAATGGGAAGTCGTAACACTCGATCAGACTAAAAATTATACCATCACAGGTGCACCCCGTATTATCAAAGGTCGGGTTGTCATAGGAAATGGAGGAGCAGAGTATGGAGTAAGAGGGTATATCACGGCTTATGAGGCCGAAACCGGAGAAGAGGCATGGAGGTTCTATTCTGTACCTGGAAATCCCGAAGAGCCCTTTGAAAATGAGGCCATGAAGATGGCCGCAGATACCTGGGATCCGGCAGGTAAATACTGGGAAGTTGGAGGCGGAGGTACTATGTGGGATGCGATGGCTTATGATCCAGACCTAAACCTCATGTATGTAGGGGTAGGCAATGGTTCTCCCTGGAATAGAAGGCTTCGTAGTCCCGGAGGAGGAGATAATCTCTTTCTTTCGTCTATCGTAGCCCTCAATGCAGACAATGGAGAATATGTCTGGCACTATCAGACCACACCCGGCGATCATTGGGACTATACTGCAACTCAGCACTTGATTCTTGCAGATTTGAATATAGATGGAACGGATCGCAAGGTCATTATGCAAGCTCCTAAAAATGGATTCTACTTTGTTATCGACCGTACAGATGGAGCATTTATTTCTGCCAAAAATTTTGTCGCGGTAAACTGGGCTGAAGGATATGATGAGGATGGCAGACCTATAGAGATTACAGAGGCGGAATACAAAGATGGGGCTTATGAAGCGATCCCTGGTCCCTATGGAGCACATAACTGGCACCCAATGGCCTTTAATCCCCAGACAGGACTTACCTATATTCCGGCTCAGGGTGTACCTATTGTCATTGAAACCAATGATGACTGGGTAGCCAATGGAACTGCTGGCGGAGGGCCTCACAACCTCCTTGGGTGGAATTTGGGTGTTTTGGCTTCGGCTGTCCCCCCAAAAGGCCCGGCTTTCGGACATCTGGTAGCCTGGGATCCTGTAAAGCAAGAAGCCAAATGGAAAGTCGATCATATATCCCCCTGGAATGGAGGAGTATTGACTACAGCCGGGAATCTGGTATTTCAGGGAACGGCTGATGGCCGCTTTGTTGCTTACAATGCCGAGACTGGTGATAAACTATGGGAAACACCTACCGGAACGGGTGTTATTGCAGCCCCTTCTACTTATGAAGTGGATGGAGAACAATACCTAAGTATTGCAGTGGGCTGGGGAGGAGTATATGGCCTTGCAGCGGCTCATTCCGAGACCCAGACTTCGGGCAAAGTCTACACCTTCAAAATTGGTGGTACTGGACAAATGCCTGAATTTGCAGCTGTCCCACAAAAACCCCTGGTATCCGGGGTTGAATATGATCCCAATGATATTGCTATGGGCGCCAAACTTTACATAAATGGTTGTGTATTCTGCCATGGCGTTCCAGCTGTCGCTACAGGAGGATCTATTCCGAATCTGGGGTATTCTGATAAAGCCGTTATAGATAATCTGGCTGAATTTGTACTCACAAATGCCCTTGCAGAAAAGGGAATGCCTAATTTCACTGGAAAGTTAACAGAAGAAGACATACCGAAGATCAAGGCCTTTATTCAAGGGACTGCTGATCAGGTAAGAGCTGCCATGGAAGCTGCCACAGCCGAAGCAGGCACAAATTAG